In one window of Henckelia pumila isolate YLH828 chromosome 1, ASM3356847v2, whole genome shotgun sequence DNA:
- the LOC140874171 gene encoding uncharacterized protein, whose product MAARGKLPISCEGQTVIESTETESTRTCRGRTHLDKLVRQRVHGIRKDVKFNKIGQPIGEFAGEMQSYIGVLVREKIKISYKTWKQVPNDVKELIWESVNLTYNIDQSWKKGCLSSANNKWRQYKAFLTQKFIFSKMDKPNELKDPPIGYGITRDDWSSFVISRMTDDFMKESDEQKKRRRQNVDPHRLSRKGYARFADEIASELCDDDEINRALIWKRGRVNKEGEFEGDDLRMAVQKIDDYVQNNERGSCTLKGQRKISLQMHSIQKNMLGV is encoded by the exons ATGGCAGCTCGTGGAAAGCTTCCTATAAG TTGTGAGGGTCAAACAGTAATTGAATCTACAGAGACCGAATCAACAAGGACATGTAGAGGTCGTACACATTTGGATAAGCTTGTTAGGCAAAGGGTGCATGGAATTAGGAAGGATGTAAAGTTCAACAAGATTGGACAGCCAATTGGAGAATTTGCAGGTGAAATGCAAAGTTATATTGGCGTGCTCGTTCGAGAGAAGATTAAGATAAGCTACAAGACCTGGAAGCAGGTTCCAAATGATGTTAAAGAGTTAATATGGGAATCGGTGAAT CTGACGTACAATATTGACCAAAGCTGGAAGAAGGGATGTCTAAGTTCAGCAAATAATAAATGGCGTCAATATAAAGCTTTTCTCACTCAAAAGTTCATTTTCAGCAAGATGGATAAACCAAATGAGTTGAAAGATCCACCGATTGGCTATGGTATTACACGAGATGACTGGAGTTCTTTCGTAATCAGCCGCATGACTGACGACTTCATG AAAGAAAGTGATgagcaaaagaagagaagaaggcAGAACGTAGACCCTCATCGACTTTCCCGTAAAGGATATGCACGTTTTGCTGATGAAATT GCATCTGAATTATGTGATGACGATGAGATAAATCGAGCTCTTATTTGGAAGAGAGGACGGGTCAACAAGGAGGGTGAATTTGAAGGGGATGATCTGAGAATGGCAGTACAAAAGATT GATGATTATGTGCAAAACAACGAGAGGGGAAGTTGCACTTTGAAGGGGCAAAGAAAGATATCCTTACAAATGCACTCGATTCAGAAGAACATGCTGGGCGTGTGA